Proteins encoded in a region of the Orcinus orca chromosome X, mOrcOrc1.1, whole genome shotgun sequence genome:
- the CBLL2 gene encoding LOW QUALITY PROTEIN: E3 ubiquitin-protein ligase CBLL2 (The sequence of the model RefSeq protein was modified relative to this genomic sequence to represent the inferred CDS: inserted 1 base in 1 codon; deleted 3 bases in 2 codons; substituted 1 base at 1 genomic stop codon), whose protein sequence is MDQKTQMSVQNQGPQSEVASSKNKAKSKGIADPKTQGKSSRIAHVFWGDLTVNIAKRVNVYTFGRDRPPPSGAEEPQLWVGWSQVNTVCCYFSGPVSTCGKSSGSSGGLEVRRRIPLKLISKQVSKSNXVSHIPRTMNGSPAGGKEFERNGGGRYDCKGGELLGRKKTFPECVWEDFKINIIGEKFDLPVHFCDKCDLPFKIYGRIIPCKYLFCYDCANLYERKGGKIXPGCSIPVLRIVEHTRGSVFMCSAGQECRKTYLPQRELEARINYHHKRAK, encoded by the exons ATGGATCAGAAAACCCAGATGTCAGTACAAAATCAAGGCCCCCAATCCGAGGTAGCATCCTCAAAAAACAAAGCCAAGTCCAAAGGTATTGCTGATCCAAAAACCCAGGGAAAATCCAGCAGGATTGCTCA TGTTTTCTGGGGAGACTTGACGGTCAACATAGCCAAAAGGGTGAATGTGTACACATTCGGGAGAGACCGCCCCCCGCCGTCAGGTGCAGAGGAGCCACAATTATGGGTGGGGTGGAGCCAAGTAAATACCGTTTGTTGCTATTTTTCTGGTCCAGTTTCTACTTGCGGGAAG AGCTCTGGATCATCCGGTGGCCTTGAGGTTCGAAGACGAATTCCTTTAAAGCTCATTTCTAAGCAGGTGAGTAAAAGCA CTGTGTCTCATATTCCAAGGACTATGAATGGGTCGCCTGCTGGTGGAAAAGAATTTGAACGTAATGGAGGAGGGCGGTATGACTGTAAAGGGGGTGAGctattgggaagaaagaaaacatttcctgAATGCGTTTGGGAGGACTTTAAGATAAACATCATAGGTGAAAAGTTTGATTTACCAGTTCATTTCTGTGACAAA TgtgatttgccttttaaaatctaTGGGCGTATAATTCCGTGCAAGTAT CTTTTTTGCTATGACTGTGCTAATTTATATGAAAGAAAAGGAGGTAAGATATGACCAGGCTGTAGTATTCCTGTGCTGCGAATTGTGGAGCATACACGAGGTTCTGTCTTCATGTGTAGCGCTGGCCAAGAGTGCAGGAAAACTTATTTGCCTCAAAGAGAGTTAGAAGCTCGTATCAACTACCACCATAAGAGAGCTAAATAA